A DNA window from Pseudomonas wuhanensis contains the following coding sequences:
- a CDS encoding serine/threonine transporter produces the protein MNDQANSVDERYVAATPASLASWNRHDTTWMLGLFGTAIGAGTLFLPINAGLGGFWPLLILAVLAFPMTFYAHRGLTRFVLSGREGADITEVVEEHFGIKAGALITLLYFFAIFPILLIYSVALTNTVGSFLEHQLHIMPPPRAVLSFVLILGLLAVVRCGEQVIVKAMSLMVYPFIVALLFLAVFLIPHWNGGILSTATTLPESSALLHTLWLAIPVMVFSFNHSPIISAFAVDQKRRYGAHAEERSSQILSRAHILMVVMVLFFVFSCVLTLSPAQLAEAKAQNLSILSYLANHFSNPTIAFAAPLIAFVAISKSFLGHYIGASEGLKGLIVKSGKRPAPKTLDRMTAAFMLVVCWIVATLNPSILGMIETLGGPIIAAILFLMPMYAIRKVPAMARFRGQASNVFVTAVGLVAISALIYSLMA, from the coding sequence ATGAATGATCAGGCCAATAGCGTCGACGAACGCTATGTAGCGGCGACACCAGCGAGCCTCGCAAGCTGGAATCGCCATGACACCACCTGGATGCTGGGCCTGTTTGGCACGGCAATCGGGGCTGGTACCCTGTTTTTGCCGATCAACGCGGGGCTGGGCGGCTTCTGGCCGCTGCTGATCCTGGCAGTGCTGGCGTTCCCCATGACGTTTTACGCACACCGCGGCCTGACCCGCTTTGTGTTGTCCGGCCGCGAAGGCGCCGACATCACCGAAGTTGTGGAAGAACATTTCGGCATCAAGGCCGGCGCGTTGATCACATTGCTGTATTTCTTCGCGATCTTCCCGATCCTGCTGATCTACAGCGTGGCCTTGACCAACACCGTGGGCAGTTTCCTCGAACATCAACTGCACATCATGCCGCCACCGCGCGCCGTGTTGTCGTTCGTATTGATTCTCGGCCTGCTGGCAGTGGTGCGTTGCGGTGAGCAGGTGATCGTCAAGGCCATGAGCCTGATGGTGTATCCGTTCATCGTCGCGCTGTTGTTCCTGGCGGTGTTCCTGATTCCGCACTGGAATGGCGGCATCCTCAGCACTGCAACCACGCTGCCTGAGTCGTCGGCGCTGCTGCACACCCTGTGGCTGGCGATTCCGGTGATGGTGTTCTCGTTCAACCACTCGCCGATCATCTCGGCGTTCGCAGTGGACCAGAAGCGTCGCTACGGCGCGCATGCCGAAGAGCGCAGCTCGCAGATCCTGTCCCGTGCCCACATCTTGATGGTGGTGATGGTGCTGTTCTTCGTCTTCAGCTGCGTGCTGACCCTATCGCCGGCGCAACTGGCGGAAGCCAAGGCGCAGAACCTGTCGATCCTGTCGTACCTGGCCAACCACTTCAGCAACCCGACCATCGCCTTCGCGGCGCCGTTGATTGCCTTCGTGGCCATTTCCAAGTCGTTCCTGGGCCACTACATCGGCGCCAGCGAAGGCTTGAAGGGCCTGATCGTCAAGAGCGGCAAGCGCCCGGCACCGAAGACGCTGGACCGCATGACTGCGGCGTTCATGCTGGTGGTGTGCTGGATCGTTGCCACGCTGAACCCGAGCATTCTCGGCATGATCGAAACCCTCGGTGGCCCGATCATCGCGGCGATCCTGTTCCTGATGCCGATGTACGCAATCCGCAAGGTTCCGGCCATGGCGCGTTTTCGTGGTCAAGCCTCTAACGTCTTCGTGACGGCGGTGGGCCTGGTGGCGATTTCGGCGTTGATCTATTCCCTGATGGCCTGA
- a CDS encoding 2-hydroxyacid dehydrogenase, translating to MTATVLVLVETINEYLPILEHQGFHLILAPTPAERATAIARQGRQIDAVLTRGPLGLHANEIAALPNLKIICVIGAGYEHVDLQAAADRGITVTNGAGVNASSVADHAMALLLALVRDIPRADAAVRRGEWPKIMRPSLAGKRLGILGLGAVGIAIAKRAANGFDMSVSYHNRQHRSDVPYSFCSTPTELARHSDFLIVAAPGGLGTQHLINRQVLDALGPQGFIVNIARASVIVTADLISALEQRRIAGAALDVFDNEPQVPDALKGLANVILTPHVAGLSPEATQGTVELVGKNLTAFFSGQPVLTPIALPPPTAATRHNH from the coding sequence ATGACCGCAACTGTTCTGGTACTGGTTGAAACCATCAATGAATACCTGCCGATTCTCGAACATCAGGGGTTTCATCTGATCCTGGCCCCGACCCCGGCCGAACGCGCCACTGCCATTGCCCGACAGGGCCGTCAGATCGATGCGGTGCTGACGCGCGGTCCATTGGGCCTGCACGCCAATGAAATTGCCGCCCTGCCCAACCTCAAGATCATCTGCGTGATCGGCGCCGGCTACGAGCACGTCGACCTGCAAGCCGCCGCCGACCGCGGCATCACCGTCACCAACGGGGCCGGCGTCAATGCCTCTTCCGTCGCCGACCACGCCATGGCGTTGCTGCTGGCACTGGTGCGCGATATTCCCCGGGCCGATGCGGCCGTGCGTCGGGGTGAATGGCCGAAAATCATGCGCCCTTCCCTGGCCGGCAAACGCCTGGGCATCCTCGGCCTTGGGGCTGTCGGCATCGCTATCGCCAAACGTGCGGCCAACGGCTTCGACATGAGCGTGAGCTACCACAACCGCCAGCATCGCAGCGACGTGCCCTATAGCTTCTGCTCGACGCCGACCGAACTGGCGCGCCACTCGGATTTCCTGATAGTCGCCGCACCCGGCGGGCTCGGCACTCAACACTTGATCAACAGACAGGTGCTCGACGCCTTGGGCCCCCAGGGGTTCATCGTTAACATCGCGCGGGCCAGCGTGATCGTCACGGCAGACCTGATCAGCGCGCTGGAACAGCGACGGATCGCCGGTGCCGCGCTGGATGTCTTCGATAACGAACCTCAGGTGCCGGACGCCCTCAAGGGGTTGGCCAACGTGATTCTGACCCCGCATGTCGCCGGATTGTCACCGGAAGCCACCCAAGGCACCGTGGAGCTGGTCGGCAAAAACCTGACGGCGTTTTTTTCCGGTCAACCGGTACTGACCCCGATTGCTTTACCGCCGCCGACGGCAGCCACCCGACACAATCACTAA
- the tssA gene encoding type VI secretion system protein TssA, which produces MNQPSTPLPELITQLLEPISVEAPCGQDLRYEPEFDRLREMRREDDTSLPTGVWQSSIKRAQWPELEKLTTSLLLERSKDLMLSAWLGEAWLHQDGLEGLPGSLALIAGLCERYPEHLHPQAEDGDQSWRVIPLEWLARRYAEVLLTRVPLFESRNNEFDGFCLDAWRRLQLQQVQASDSKTAKTSAENARNEQKKITEQIRATPLSFWLRSQGTLLLSQQHLQRLEVWSDAYLGNQAPGFKALQDVIEALLTLVQEFIAMHPRKPTPAPVETPAVATSSPAAVPDIVPAPQVFSEPANREEAYRQLLLIAEYLARTEPHSPVPYLIKRGVEWGNKPLSELLGELISADAESRRLWTLLGVL; this is translated from the coding sequence GTGAATCAACCTTCAACGCCGTTGCCGGAACTGATTACCCAACTGCTCGAACCGATCAGCGTGGAGGCCCCCTGTGGCCAGGACCTGCGTTATGAGCCTGAGTTCGACCGGTTGCGCGAAATGCGCCGTGAGGACGACACCAGTTTGCCCACGGGGGTGTGGCAGTCGTCGATCAAGCGCGCCCAATGGCCGGAACTGGAAAAACTGACCACCAGCCTGCTGCTCGAACGCAGCAAGGATTTGATGCTCAGCGCCTGGCTGGGTGAGGCCTGGTTGCATCAGGACGGGCTCGAAGGGTTGCCGGGCAGCCTGGCGCTGATTGCCGGGTTATGCGAGCGTTATCCCGAGCACCTGCACCCACAGGCGGAGGACGGCGATCAGTCATGGCGGGTGATACCGCTTGAATGGCTGGCTCGACGCTACGCTGAAGTGTTGCTGACCCGAGTGCCGCTGTTCGAGTCGCGCAACAACGAGTTCGATGGCTTCTGTCTGGATGCCTGGCGCCGGTTGCAACTGCAACAGGTACAGGCCAGCGACAGTAAAACGGCCAAGACCTCAGCCGAGAACGCGCGCAACGAACAGAAAAAAATCACCGAACAGATTCGCGCCACCCCGTTGTCATTCTGGTTGCGCAGCCAGGGCACGCTGCTGCTCAGCCAGCAGCACCTGCAACGCCTGGAGGTGTGGAGCGACGCGTATCTCGGCAATCAGGCCCCAGGCTTCAAAGCGCTGCAGGATGTGATCGAAGCGTTGTTGACGCTGGTTCAGGAGTTCATCGCCATGCATCCACGAAAACCGACCCCGGCGCCTGTCGAAACGCCTGCGGTGGCGACATCGAGCCCGGCCGCCGTGCCGGACATCGTCCCGGCCCCCCAGGTGTTCAGCGAGCCGGCGAATCGTGAAGAGGCGTACCGGCAATTGCTGTTGATCGCCGAGTACCTGGCGCGCACCGAACCCCACAGCCCGGTGCCCTATTTGATCAAGCGGGGCGTGGAGTGGGGCAATAAGCCCCTGAGCGAGCTGCTTGGAGAACTGATCAGCGCCGATGCCGAATCCCGGCGACTCTGGACACTGTTGGGCGTCCTTTAG